The Halomonas elongata DSM 2581 DNA segment GTCTTCCAGGATCCCTTCGGGTCGCTCTCGCCCCGCATGCCGGTGTCGGACATCATCAGCGAAGGGCTACGCTTCCACCACCCCGAACTCGGGGCCGAGGAGGTGGAAAGGCGCATTCGCGACACTTTGCAGGAGGTCGGCCTGCCCGAAGGCTGCGCGTCACGATATCCGCACGAATTCTCCGGCGGCCAGCGCCAGCGTATCGCCGTCGCACGGGCCATCATCATGGCGCCCGACCTGGTGGTACTGGACGAGCCGACCTCGGCGCTGGATCGCAGCGTCCAGGCACAGCTCGTCAACCTGTTGCGCGAACTGCAACGCCGACGTGGCATCAGCTACCTGTTCATCAGCCACGACCTGGCGGTCGTCCGCGCCATGGCGCATCGAATCCTGGTGCTCAAGGATGGTGAGGTGGTGGAAAGCGGCGACTGTCTCGATGTGCTGGAACGGCCGACCACCGCCTATACCAGGGCTCTGGTCGAGGCCGCGGGCCTGCGGGAACGCTCCTAAGAAAGGTTCCTAGTACCAGAAGGCCAGCGACAGCGACCCAAAACTGTCGGATTTCGGCTGGGCGTGAAACTCCTTGGTCCGCCATGCATGGGTGACGGAAAGCTGCCAGCGGTCCCAGTTGAAGGCCACGCCAACCAGGGCGTCGCCGACCCATTCCTCGCGATCGACGGAATGACTGTTCTCGAAGGTATTGCCGTCCAGCAGCAGGTTATGGGCCATGTAGCGCCCCTCCAGGGCCGCAAAGGCATACCAGCCGAAGCCTCGATCGGGAAGAAAGAACGACCGCCCTCCCTCGGCCGGCGCGATCGATGGGATACCGAAGCTGCGGCTCAGGTTCTCGCCAATGCGCACCCCGCCGCCGGTCGCGCCATAGGTGTAGAGGTTCCCCAGGGCGAATCCCAGGCTCGGTCCATACTCCACCTCCAGGCCATTCAGCGCGCTGCGGCCGATCCATGATGTCTTGTAGGACATGTTGACGACCGGCTCATTGTGCAACTGATATTGCCAACCTTCGGGCTTCTCGGAATCAAGCACATGGTGCAGCTCGCGCTGGATGGTCTCGCCACCGGCGGCCGGGCCGACGATTCCCGCATCGAAGTTCAGGCTACGCAGTTGCCGCCAGTCGTCATGGGGCTCACTGTCGAAGAGCGACACCCCGGCCGTGAATAGTCCCGCATAGGGTCGGTCCGATACATCGAGCGACTTCTCGCCGATATCGATAGGCGTATAGAGCTGGTGCGAGAGTCGGTAGGCGCCCCCGTCGAGGCTGTTCCTGGACCACCCCGGCAGCCAATCGGCCAGATCGTTCAGCCAATGCTGTGGCGATGTCCGGAACGCCCAGGTGGCCTCCAGTCCATTGGTGTAATGCCCATCCGAACCGCCGGAGTAGATATCGTTCTCGCTCTTGAGCGTGAAGAGCCCATCGGCCCAGGCGGGACTGGCCACGACCGCAAACATCATCGAAAGCCAGGGCAATGCACCGAGGCGAGCGGAAACAGGAAGGAATGACATGCATGAACTCCGGCCGGACATATACATACACCAGTGAATGCAAAACAAGTTTGAATGCTAACGAATCTTTCCATCATGGTCCATGACATCTTTCATCAGGCCCATGATCATATGGTTTCGGCAATGATAGATAACGGTATAAGAGATCGCTAGAAGCCATGATTTGATCGTTAAATCCTCCCGACCAGGCCAATATCCGAGCTGGCCTATACTGGCTTGCAGGGAGCCAAGGGGTCGAAGAACGCCATATGCGCCGATTCATCTTATCGTCGGGGCGGATCATGCTGTCGCTGATCCTGCTCGGCTCTATCGCTGCTCCGGCGCAAGCGTCGGCGACCGCGCTGACGGATGGGTGGGAGTACCGTTGGGGCGATTCTCCCATCGCCGATGACGGAACGCCGATTTGGATCAGGGGCGAATCCAACGACACCGACTGGCAAGCCATCGACTTCCCATCCAATCCTCCCGAACGCAACGGAAGTCACCATGCCTGGTTCCGCATCACTCTACCGATGACCAGGGAATGGCGGGATCCCGTAGTCTATATATACAGTGTTGACCTGATCGTCGAGGCCTATCTGGAAGGTCGGCGAATCTATCACTACGGCAACTTCGATGCCCATGGCGAAGGACGTTTCGCGGGCTGGCCATGGCACATGATCGAACTTCCCCGGGATTTCGCCGGCAAGACGCTCTACTTCCGCGTCTATTCGGATTACACGGATATCGGCCTATGGGGTGAAGTGAAGCTCATGGAGCACGCCGAGTTGCTCGGCTACCTGCTGCGACATTCGACCGTCGATCTGGTCATCAGCATCATCTGTCTGCTCCTCGCCCTGCTGGCCGGCGTCTTCACACTGATCCAGGCCGGCACACGCCACTATTTCGCCCCCATTGCCCTGTTCGCCTTCGCCTCCGGCATCATGATTCTGGCGAACACCCAGGCAAGTCAGTTACTGGTCAGTCGCCCTCTGATGTGGAGTTATCTCGCCGCGGGAAGCTATTACACACTGCCGATCGCCATCGGCCTGCTACTGGAACACTGGTATACCGACACTCGGACACGATTGATTCATCGCATCTGGCAATTCCATCTCCTCTATCTGGTCGCGGCCCTGGGCGCAGCACTGGCGGGATGGGTCAACCTCTCCACCACTTTTCCGGTCTTCGACCTGCTGCTTGTCACGAGCCTTTGCCTGCTGATGGCCGCCATCGTGCCACGCCTGCCAGAGCTCGATGGAAAGCAACAGGCTATCCTGGGCAGTTTTGCTTTCTTCAGCCTGCTCCTGGTCACGGACATGGCCGTCGCCCATGGCTTGCTGCCCTGGTTCCGCGTACCGGTCAGCAGCGGAGCCCTGATCTTCGTCCTGGCCCTCGTGACGATCTCGTTGCTCGAATACAACCGCACCCACCAGGAGCTCAAGCGCCTCAATCTGCGCCTGGAGCAGGAAGTCGCCCAGCGTACCGGCGAACTGCAGACGTTGGTGAAACGGCTCGAGAGTTTCTCCTACACCGACCCGCTCACCGGACTGCACAATCGTCGCTACTTCACCAAGCTGCTGGAACAATCCACCGCCCAGGCACAGCGCCAGGGTTATCCCTTGACCCTGCTGATGATCGACATCGACCACTTCAAGCAGATCAACGACCGTTACGGTCACGAGGCCGGCGACAGCGTCCTGGCAGCCATCGCTCATTGCCTGAGCCAGTATTTCCGTGAAGCCGACGTGGTCTGCCGGCTGGGCGGCGAAGAGTTTGCCGTGCTGATGCATAACACCGAGACCAGCGCGGTCAAGGAACGGGCCGAGGCCCTGCTCAAGACACTGGCCTGCACCGTTCAGCATCATCAACAGATACCATTGGGGCCCGTCACCATATCCTGCGGCATTGCTTCCTATCCCCTGCATGCCGTCAACCCCCAGGCCCTGGTGGGTCTCGCCGACAAGGCGCTCTATAACGCCAAGCATGCCGGCAGGGCACGAATCCATGTCTACGCCTGATGCGAGAGCCCCCTGAACGATCGCCATCCGGAGTCACTCGTGGTGTCGAGGCCTCTCAGAACAATGCGACTTCCTCGGGCGTCAGCTCGCGCCACTCCCCTGGTTCCAGAGTGTCATCGAGCACCAGGGCGCCCACCGACTCGCGATGCAGCGTTTCGACATGGTTGCCGATAGCGGCCAACATCCGCCTTACCTGATGATAGCGCCCCTCGTCGATGACCAACCTGACACGGTGATCGTCCAGGCATGTCAATTCAGCCGGGCGGGTCGGTGCATCCTCGCCCTCCAGCACGATCCCTTCGGCAAAGGCTTGCATTGCGCGTCTTGCCTCATCGCCTTCCAGGGGACGGGCCAGACGGGCCACATAGGCCTTGGGACAACGCCGGCGCGGCGAGGTGATGCGGTGCGACCACTGGCCGTCATCGGTGATCAGCAGAAGCCCCGTGGTCTCGACATCGAGACGCCCGACCGGCTGCAGGCGTTCGACCTTGGGCACATCGAGCAGGTCCACCGCTCGGGGATAGAGCCCGCGTCTCGCCGTGCATTCCACGCCCTCGGGCTTGTGGAGCATGATATAGCGCGTCCCCACCAGGGAGAGGCGCTCGCCCAGCCAGGTGATTCGGTCGGTTTCTTGCACATGGCGGGCCGCCTTCTTTTCCAGCTCGCCATTGACGCTGACCTCGCCGCGGATCAAGGCCCGCTTGGCCAGCCCACGAGTCAGCTCGGTACTCTCCGCCAGGAAACGATCCAATCGCATCAGTCACCGACTCCGTCCGACAGGGTGAAGTGATCGGCATCACGCCAGGCGGGAAACTTCTCGCGGAAGGCCTGCAGGTCTGCCAGCGACAGTGTTCCTGTCTTCACGAAAGGCAGATCCCTGGGCTCGTCGATCAACGCTTCGCCCTTGGCATCGACCAGCATGGAGTCGCCGGCATAGCCGAGCCCCTTGGCATCCTCGCCGACGCGATTGACGCCGATCACCGGGCACAGGTTCTCCACCGCACGCGCCTGCAGCAGCACGCGCCACGGATGCCGACGCGGTGCCGGCCAGTTGGCGATGCACAGCAGGGCATCGTACTCGAAGTGTTCGCCGGGGGCAGGCTGCTGACGCAGCCATACCGGAAAGCGCAGGTCGTAACAGACGCTGAGCAGGATCCGGAATCCCTTGAGTTCGACGATCACTCGCTCGTGGCCCATGGCATAACGTTCGTGTTCGCCGGCCATGCGAAACAGGTGACGCTTGTCGTAGGTGACCAGGCTCCCGTCCGGTCGCGCCCAGACCAGACGATTGAAACAATCGCCTCCCTCGACCACCGCCACGCTACCGGTGACCACGCAGCCACGCTGCACGGCCTGGTTGCGCAGCCAGGCGACGGTCGGGCTCTCGTCCATGGGTTCGGCCATTTCCCGCGAATTCATGGTGAACCCCGTGGCGAACATCTCCGGCAACACGATCAGATCGGTCTGATCGCCATCGAGCTCGCCCAGCGTCTCCTCGAGCATCCGGCAGTTGGCATCGGGATCCTCCCAGCGCAGATCGCACTGCACCAGGGTCGTTCGCAGCTCGCTCATAAAGGGACTCCATCGTCGCACCGGGGTTGTCTTCAGCCTAACCGAGACACCGGCATCGCGCAGCCATGGCATCGAAGCGATACCGGCCCTATGATAGGTTGGACATTCTTAGGAAGCTTAACATGCCAAGGACACAGACCGTCTCTCCCGACGTCACCAAGGGAGTCGGCTTCGGCCTCGCCGCTTACCTGATGTGGGGGTGTTTCCCGCTCTTCTTCGCCTTGTTCGAAGGCATCCCCGCCTATGAGGTGCTCATCCACCGTGTCCTCTGGTCCTGCGTGTTCCTGGTGGGACTGGTCACACTGCTGCGTCGCTGGTCACCGGTGACCGAGGCCCTGCGCCATCCACGTCGTCTGGGACGGGTGCTGGCCTGCGCGGTGCTGATCGGGCTCAACTGGGGGCTCTATATCTATGCCGTGGAAAGTCGCCAGGTCCTCCAGGCAAGCCTCGGCTACTTCCTGACGCCACTGGTCAACGTGACGCTCGGCCTGCTGGTACTGCGCGAGCGCATGCTCCGCCTGCAGGGCGTCGCCGTGGCGCTGGCCGGCATCGCCATCACCATCCAGCTGGTAATGCTCGGCGAGGTACCCTGGATCAGCCTGGCCCTGGCACTGACCTTCGGCACCTATGGCCTGCTGCGCAAGCAGGTGCCGCTGGACGGCCTCTCCGGGCTGTTCGTCGAGACTCTGCTGCTGATGCCGCTCGGCCTGCTGGCACTCGCCTGGCTCAGCGAAGCCGGCCTGTCCCATTTCCTGGCCGATCACCGCAGTACTCTGCTGCTGATCGCCAGCGGCGTGATCACCGCCCTGCCCTTGCTGGCCTTCGCCGGCGCGGCACGACGCCTGCGTCTGGCGACCCTGGGCTTTCTGATGTATCTCAACCCGACGATTCAGTTCCTGATCGCCCTGCTGGTCTTCAACGAGCCCCTGACACCGGCGCAACTGGCAACCTTCATCCTGATCTGGTGCGGCCTGGCCCTTTACTCCTGGACGGCCTGGCAAGGCCGCCCGAGGGAGGTACAAGACGCCTGACACGGTTCCACGAAGACAGACGCGCAACGAGTCCATGGCACGTCATCGCTGACCGCCACCGCCGGATCGTTTAGGCTGTTAGGCGTTTTCGTTTCCGTCCTCCCACCTGCGACTGGCCCGGATGCTCAAGAAATATCTCCCGATACTGACCTGGCTCCCTCACTATACCCGCCGCCTGTTCGGCGCGGACCTGCTGGCGGGTGTGATCGTCACCATCATGGTGATTCCCCAGTCGCTGGCCTATGCCATCCTTGCCGGTCTCCCGGCGGTCGTCGGCCTCTACGCCAGCATTCTGCCGCTGCTTGCCTATACCCTGCTCGGCACCAGTCGCACCCTGGCCGTCGGGCCGGTGGCAATCATTGCCCTGATGACCGGCGCGGCGCTCTCCGGTGTGGCCCCGCCGGGCTCGCCGGCCTATCTCGAGGCTGCCCTCACGCTGTCACTGCTGTCCGGGGCGATGCTGACGGTGATGGGCATTCTGCGCCTGGGCTTCTTCGCCAACTTTCTCAGCCACCCGGTGATCGGCGGCTTCCTCTCCGCTTCGGGTCTGCTGATCGCCATCAGTCAGCTCAGCCACCTGCTGGGCATCGATGTCACCGGCTACACGGCTCTCTCGCTGCTGACCGGGCTGGCCACACACCTCGATGCCCTGCATTGGCCGACGCTCGCTCTTGGCACCGGTTGCCTGGCGTTTCTCATCGTCATGCGGCGTTACGGCAGGAACGCCCTGACGGCGATCGGCATGCCCAAGGGGCTGGCCGCGCTCTGTGCGAGGGCCGGCCCGGTGTTCGCCGTCATCATCACCACCCTGCTCAGTTGGTGGCTGGAGCTGGGGACCCGCGGTGTGGATGTGGTCGGTGACGTACCGGGAGGCCTGCCTCCCCTGACCTTTCCGGCCATCGACCTGCCGCTCTGGCGAGAGCTGCTGGTACCGGCTCTGCTGATCAGCGTGGTCGGCTTCGTCGAATCGATCTCCATGGCGCAGATGCTGGCCGCCAAACGCCGCGAGCGCATCTCGCCCAACCAGGAACTGCTCGGCCTGGGCGGCGCCAACATCGCCGCCGCCCTCTCGGCCGGCATGCCGGTCACCGGCGGCCTGTCGCGCACCGTGATCAACTTCGAGTCGGGTGCTCGCACCCCCATGGCCGGCGCCTTCGCCGCCCTCGGCATCGGCCTGGTGACCCTGGCCCTGACCCCACTGCTCCATCACCTGCCCGTTGCCACCCTCGCCGCCACCATCATCGTGGCCGTGCTGACCCTGGTCGATGTCCCCTTGATCCGGCAGACCTGGCACTACTCGCGCAGCGATTTCTCGGCCATGGCCCTGACCATGCTGCTGACGCTGACCGAAGGCGTCGAGGCCGGCATCATCAGCGGCGTCGCACTTTCCATCGCGCTCTTCCTGTATCGCACGAGCCGTCCGCACAGTGCCCTGGTGGGCCGCATTCCGGGCACCGAGCACTTCCGCAGCGTCACGCGGCACAGCGCCGAAACCCTGAGCCACCTGGCGCTACTGCGGGTCGACGAAAGCCTCTACTTCGCCAATGCCCGCTACCTGGAGGACACCGTCTATACCCTGGTGGCCAGCCGCCCGGAACTGGAACACGTGGTGCTGATCTGTTCGGCGGTGAACCTGATCGACGCCTCGGCATTGGAAAGCCTCGACGCCATCAACGCGCGCCTCAAGGATTCCCGCGTCACCCTGCACCTGGCCGAGGTCAAGGGGCCGGTGATGGACCGACTCAAGAAGAGCCACTTCCTCGACGACCTGTCCGGTCGTGTCTTCCTGAGTACCTATGCCGCCTGGAGCGAGTTGAAACGGCGCGAAGAGTGACACCGACTCGATGATCATCAAGCACTGGCCTGAAGCAGCGACATAGGGTCGCGCCTTCGGGCGACGCCAAGACAAGGCGTCATCGGTTATCATCTTGAGTTGTCTTGATCGCGGAGCCACCATGCAAGCCCCCCTGCCACTGCCGCTGTCCACTCCGAACCGCAACCTGGTGCGTCTGACCATCGTCCGCGGCATCACCTGGACCGGCTTTCTGATCGGTGTCGTCATCGGCATCGCCGGACTCGGCTTCGCGCTGGACATACCGGCCGTGATCGCCGTGATGGCCTTGATGAGCCTGATCAACATCGGCACCTGGTGGCGTCTCGGCCGTCCCTGGGCGGTGACGCACGGTGAGTACCTCGCCCATCTGCTCGCCGACATGGTCGGCCTGACACTGCTGTTCTATCTGATCGGCGGCTCCACCAACCCCTTCATCGGCTACTACCTGGTGCCAGTGACCATTGCCGCCGCGACCCTGCCCTGGCGCCATGCCTGGGCGGTCGCCGCCGCCGGCATGGCCGGTTACAGCTTTTTGATGTTCTTCTACCATCCGGTGCCGCAGCTCGGCATGCCCCACGCCGAAAGCTGGATCAACCTGCACACTCTGGGCATGTGGCTCAATTTCGCGCTCTCGGCCGGGCTGGTGACCTTCTTCATCTACAAGATGGCGCGCGCACTGCGCAATCGTGAACAGTCGCTGTCACGCACCAGGGAGTCGGCACTGCGCAACGAGCAGGTTCTCGCCGTGGCGACCCAGGCCGCCGGCACTGCCCACGAACTGGGCACACCGTTATCGACCATGGCGGTGCTGCTGAGCGAAATGCGCGAGGATGCCAGCGACAATGCGCAATTGAGAAAGGACATCGACCTGCTCCGCGAACAGGTCGATATCTGCAAGGCGCGCCTCCGCCACCTGGTCGACAATGCCGACCGCCGCCGCATGGCCAACGCCGAGGTGCGCGATGCCAAGGAATGGCTGAACAGCGTGGTACAACGCTGGCTGGTACTGCGTCCCGATGTCGACCATCGCCTCGAGATCTCCGAACGGCGTGGTCAACCCAAGCTCGCGGTGGATGCCACCCTCGACCAGGCGCTGACCAACCTGCTCAACAACGCCGCCGACGCCAATCCCAACGATATCGCCATCCACATGGAATGGAACACCGAGGAAGTGGTCATCGACATCCGCGACCACGGCCCCGGGGTTGCCCTGTCGATCGCCGATCAGCTCGGCGACACCTTCGTCTCCACCAAGAGCAAGGGACTCGGCATCGGCCTGTTTCTGACTCACGCCACCATCAATCGCTTCGGCGGCGGCGTGAGCCTGTACAATCACCCGCAAGGCGGCACCCTGACCGAGGTCAGCCTGCCTCGTAGCGACACCTCGGCCTGACCGACGCCCGAACGAGGATCGACCATGCAAGAGACACCCCAACGCCTGCTGATCGTCGACGACGACGAGATGTTTCGCCATGTGCTGCAACGTGCCATGACGCGTCGCGATTTCGAGGTCCTGGTCGCCCATGACGGCAGCGAGGCCCTGGATCTGGCACGCCGCTACCAGCCCGAGTTCGCGACCCTGGACCTCAAGCTGGAACACGAATCGGGGCTCAAGCTGTTGCCGGAATTGCTGGAACTGGTGCCG contains these protein-coding regions:
- a CDS encoding lipid A deacylase LpxR family protein gives rise to the protein MSFLPVSARLGALPWLSMMFAVVASPAWADGLFTLKSENDIYSGGSDGHYTNGLEATWAFRTSPQHWLNDLADWLPGWSRNSLDGGAYRLSHQLYTPIDIGEKSLDVSDRPYAGLFTAGVSLFDSEPHDDWRQLRSLNFDAGIVGPAAGGETIQRELHHVLDSEKPEGWQYQLHNEPVVNMSYKTSWIGRSALNGLEVEYGPSLGFALGNLYTYGATGGGVRIGENLSRSFGIPSIAPAEGGRSFFLPDRGFGWYAFAALEGRYMAHNLLLDGNTFENSHSVDREEWVGDALVGVAFNWDRWQLSVTHAWRTKEFHAQPKSDSFGSLSLAFWY
- a CDS encoding pseudouridine synthase; its protein translation is MRLDRFLAESTELTRGLAKRALIRGEVSVNGELEKKAARHVQETDRITWLGERLSLVGTRYIMLHKPEGVECTARRGLYPRAVDLLDVPKVERLQPVGRLDVETTGLLLITDDGQWSHRITSPRRRCPKAYVARLARPLEGDEARRAMQAFAEGIVLEGEDAPTRPAELTCLDDHRVRLVIDEGRYHQVRRMLAAIGNHVETLHRESVGALVLDDTLEPGEWRELTPEEVALF
- the rarD gene encoding EamA family transporter RarD, with the translated sequence MPRTQTVSPDVTKGVGFGLAAYLMWGCFPLFFALFEGIPAYEVLIHRVLWSCVFLVGLVTLLRRWSPVTEALRHPRRLGRVLACAVLIGLNWGLYIYAVESRQVLQASLGYFLTPLVNVTLGLLVLRERMLRLQGVAVALAGIAITIQLVMLGEVPWISLALALTFGTYGLLRKQVPLDGLSGLFVETLLLMPLGLLALAWLSEAGLSHFLADHRSTLLLIASGVITALPLLAFAGAARRLRLATLGFLMYLNPTIQFLIALLVFNEPLTPAQLATFILIWCGLALYSWTAWQGRPREVQDA
- a CDS encoding amidohydrolase — protein: MSELRTTLVQCDLRWEDPDANCRMLEETLGELDGDQTDLIVLPEMFATGFTMNSREMAEPMDESPTVAWLRNQAVQRGCVVTGSVAVVEGGDCFNRLVWARPDGSLVTYDKRHLFRMAGEHERYAMGHERVIVELKGFRILLSVCYDLRFPVWLRQQPAPGEHFEYDALLCIANWPAPRRHPWRVLLQARAVENLCPVIGVNRVGEDAKGLGYAGDSMLVDAKGEALIDEPRDLPFVKTGTLSLADLQAFREKFPAWRDADHFTLSDGVGD
- a CDS encoding GGDEF domain-containing protein, whose amino-acid sequence is MRRFILSSGRIMLSLILLGSIAAPAQASATALTDGWEYRWGDSPIADDGTPIWIRGESNDTDWQAIDFPSNPPERNGSHHAWFRITLPMTREWRDPVVYIYSVDLIVEAYLEGRRIYHYGNFDAHGEGRFAGWPWHMIELPRDFAGKTLYFRVYSDYTDIGLWGEVKLMEHAELLGYLLRHSTVDLVISIICLLLALLAGVFTLIQAGTRHYFAPIALFAFASGIMILANTQASQLLVSRPLMWSYLAAGSYYTLPIAIGLLLEHWYTDTRTRLIHRIWQFHLLYLVAALGAALAGWVNLSTTFPVFDLLLVTSLCLLMAAIVPRLPELDGKQQAILGSFAFFSLLLVTDMAVAHGLLPWFRVPVSSGALIFVLALVTISLLEYNRTHQELKRLNLRLEQEVAQRTGELQTLVKRLESFSYTDPLTGLHNRRYFTKLLEQSTAQAQRQGYPLTLLMIDIDHFKQINDRYGHEAGDSVLAAIAHCLSQYFREADVVCRLGGEEFAVLMHNTETSAVKERAEALLKTLACTVQHHQQIPLGPVTISCGIASYPLHAVNPQALVGLADKALYNAKHAGRARIHVYA
- a CDS encoding ATP-binding protein; its protein translation is MQAPLPLPLSTPNRNLVRLTIVRGITWTGFLIGVVIGIAGLGFALDIPAVIAVMALMSLINIGTWWRLGRPWAVTHGEYLAHLLADMVGLTLLFYLIGGSTNPFIGYYLVPVTIAAATLPWRHAWAVAAAGMAGYSFLMFFYHPVPQLGMPHAESWINLHTLGMWLNFALSAGLVTFFIYKMARALRNREQSLSRTRESALRNEQVLAVATQAAGTAHELGTPLSTMAVLLSEMREDASDNAQLRKDIDLLREQVDICKARLRHLVDNADRRRMANAEVRDAKEWLNSVVQRWLVLRPDVDHRLEISERRGQPKLAVDATLDQALTNLLNNAADANPNDIAIHMEWNTEEVVIDIRDHGPGVALSIADQLGDTFVSTKSKGLGIGLFLTHATINRFGGGVSLYNHPQGGTLTEVSLPRSDTSA
- a CDS encoding SulP family inorganic anion transporter gives rise to the protein MLKKYLPILTWLPHYTRRLFGADLLAGVIVTIMVIPQSLAYAILAGLPAVVGLYASILPLLAYTLLGTSRTLAVGPVAIIALMTGAALSGVAPPGSPAYLEAALTLSLLSGAMLTVMGILRLGFFANFLSHPVIGGFLSASGLLIAISQLSHLLGIDVTGYTALSLLTGLATHLDALHWPTLALGTGCLAFLIVMRRYGRNALTAIGMPKGLAALCARAGPVFAVIITTLLSWWLELGTRGVDVVGDVPGGLPPLTFPAIDLPLWRELLVPALLISVVGFVESISMAQMLAAKRRERISPNQELLGLGGANIAAALSAGMPVTGGLSRTVINFESGARTPMAGAFAALGIGLVTLALTPLLHHLPVATLAATIIVAVLTLVDVPLIRQTWHYSRSDFSAMALTMLLTLTEGVEAGIISGVALSIALFLYRTSRPHSALVGRIPGTEHFRSVTRHSAETLSHLALLRVDESLYFANARYLEDTVYTLVASRPELEHVVLICSAVNLIDASALESLDAINARLKDSRVTLHLAEVKGPVMDRLKKSHFLDDLSGRVFLSTYAAWSELKRREE